A window of the Gemmatimonadota bacterium genome harbors these coding sequences:
- a CDS encoding homoserine dehydrogenase, protein MAIGIGLIGMGVVGGGVARILRDREREFKDVRGLDLDIRKVAVRDLSKSRAIDLMPDCFTTNPMDVVADPTIQIVVEVMGGVDAAYDLVLAALQNGKDVVTANKALLAERGDSLFEAAAQNNVGLGFEASVCGGIPIIQTLSQGLVANNIQSLYGILNGTTNYILTRMTEAGEDFDPMLKEAQDKGFAEADPTMDIDGTDAAQKLALLCRLAFRQRVSSGDILKEGISHITALDIDFARELGYTIKLLGIARVVGSRIEVRVHPAFVPHDALLADIRNEFNAVEIVGSAVDAQVFYGKGAGELPTASAVVADLVAIAERRKAGLGPAGAPLAPIPEADLVPVGEIQTGSYCRLTVYDKPGVLAQVAALFAGEDISIETVIQHGRSETEGGTVPLIMITHDAPEAAMQRAITRIGNLSAVTEKPQIIRILHP, encoded by the coding sequence GTGGCAATTGGTATTGGCTTGATTGGCATGGGGGTTGTGGGCGGCGGTGTGGCCCGCATCCTTCGAGACCGGGAACGCGAATTCAAAGACGTTCGGGGCCTCGATCTCGATATTCGCAAGGTTGCTGTGCGCGATTTGTCCAAATCTCGCGCAATTGATTTGATGCCCGATTGTTTTACGACCAATCCTATGGATGTGGTCGCGGATCCGACAATCCAGATTGTGGTTGAGGTGATGGGCGGTGTCGATGCGGCTTATGATCTCGTTCTCGCGGCGCTTCAAAATGGCAAAGATGTTGTTACGGCGAACAAAGCGCTTCTTGCCGAACGCGGCGATAGCCTGTTTGAGGCAGCGGCTCAAAACAATGTGGGACTCGGCTTTGAAGCCAGTGTCTGCGGTGGTATTCCCATTATCCAGACACTCAGCCAGGGGCTGGTGGCGAATAATATTCAATCGCTTTACGGCATTCTCAACGGCACGACGAACTACATCCTCACCCGGATGACAGAAGCCGGAGAGGACTTTGATCCCATGCTCAAAGAAGCACAGGACAAAGGGTTTGCCGAAGCCGATCCCACCATGGATATCGACGGTACAGATGCGGCTCAAAAGCTCGCGCTTCTCTGCCGCCTCGCCTTCCGCCAGCGCGTCTCGTCTGGCGATATTCTCAAAGAGGGTATCTCTCATATTACCGCATTGGATATCGATTTTGCCCGCGAACTCGGCTATACCATCAAATTGCTCGGCATAGCCCGCGTGGTGGGTAGTCGCATTGAAGTGCGCGTGCATCCCGCCTTTGTGCCCCACGATGCACTCCTGGCAGATATTCGCAATGAATTTAATGCTGTGGAAATTGTCGGTAGTGCGGTTGATGCTCAGGTTTTTTACGGCAAAGGCGCCGGTGAATTGCCCACAGCCAGCGCGGTGGTCGCCGATCTGGTCGCCATTGCCGAGCGGCGCAAAGCCGGTCTTGGTCCCGCGGGAGCACCGCTTGCTCCGATACCTGAAGCGGACCTCGTTCCCGTCGGCGAGATTCAGACCGGTAGCTATTGTAGGCTTACCGTTTACGACAAACCCGGGGTGCTGGCACAGGTTGCCGCACTCTTTGCCGGTGAAGATATCAGCATAGAAACGGTTATCCAGCACGGGCGCTCGGAAACAGAAGGTGGCACGGTTCCTCTGATTATGATCACACACGATGCCCCCGAAGCTGCGATGCAACGCGCCATCACGCGCATTGGGAATTTGTCCGCTGTGACAGAAAAACCGCAGATTATTCGGATTCTGCATCCGTGA
- a CDS encoding cupin domain-containing protein, whose translation MIEKINESEIEETSRQSRTGKYGLSRKDISGALETTGQPFEVERVRLAPGKINFPCHAHQVQWEFYIVLRGQGAVRRNDHTFEVGAGDAFVQPPGTAHQIRNTSATEDLIYYVIADNPVSDPVYYPDSDKWAIRPPGKLGRLTEVEYFDGEE comes from the coding sequence GTGATAGAAAAAATCAACGAATCGGAAATAGAGGAAACATCGCGCCAATCGCGCACAGGCAAATACGGTTTGTCTCGAAAGGATATTTCCGGAGCATTGGAAACCACGGGACAACCATTTGAGGTCGAACGGGTGCGATTGGCGCCGGGAAAGATAAATTTTCCGTGCCATGCGCACCAGGTACAGTGGGAATTTTATATCGTGCTCCGAGGTCAAGGCGCCGTGCGCCGAAACGATCATACATTTGAGGTGGGAGCAGGCGATGCATTTGTTCAGCCCCCTGGAACCGCGCATCAAATTCGCAACACAAGTGCGACAGAGGATCTGATTTATTACGTCATTGCCGACAATCCCGTGAGCGACCCGGTCTATTATCCGGACTCGGATAAATGGGCAATTCGTCCACCGGGCAAATTGGGCCGCCTGACTGAGGTGGAATATTTTGACGGAGAAGAATAG
- a CDS encoding alcohol dehydrogenase catalytic domain-containing protein, producing MGDLPKTMPVVMCRAPEDYRLEEFAVPQIEAGEVLIRVQSVGICASDLKCYLGAPMFWGDSHREGYCQAPIIPGHEFVGEVVALGDGASDKYGLAIGDLAVSEQIVPCNACRYCLRGQYWMCMVHDIYGFRQATFGAMAEYCRLPARALNYRVPKSIPAAHAAYVEPLACAIHAVERGNIQLNHTVVIAGAGPLGLGMVAAARMKNPALLIALDLSDKRLEIARACGADLGLNPNSVDVIDEVHKLTEGYGCDVYIEATGHPAAVEQGLLMICKLGTFVEFSVMREPVTTDWTIIGDTKELNIHGAHLSPHCYPIAIRMLEQGRLPMDQIVTHQLPLEDFHKGIDLVADGTQSVKVTLRP from the coding sequence ATGGGTGATTTGCCAAAAACAATGCCCGTAGTCATGTGCCGCGCGCCCGAAGATTATCGCCTGGAAGAATTCGCAGTACCCCAGATAGAGGCGGGTGAGGTCCTGATTCGCGTACAATCGGTCGGTATATGTGCAAGTGATTTAAAGTGCTATCTGGGAGCACCCATGTTCTGGGGCGATTCCCACCGCGAGGGCTATTGCCAGGCACCGATTATTCCCGGACACGAGTTTGTGGGAGAGGTCGTTGCACTCGGCGACGGTGCGAGTGACAAATATGGATTGGCGATTGGCGACCTCGCCGTATCGGAGCAAATCGTGCCGTGCAATGCGTGTCGTTATTGCTTGCGCGGGCAATACTGGATGTGCATGGTACACGATATTTACGGCTTTCGTCAGGCGACCTTTGGCGCAATGGCTGAATATTGCAGGTTACCTGCCAGAGCTTTGAATTATCGCGTGCCAAAATCCATACCCGCCGCGCATGCGGCGTACGTAGAACCCCTCGCCTGTGCGATTCACGCGGTCGAACGCGGCAATATTCAGTTAAACCACACAGTCGTCATTGCCGGTGCAGGACCGCTGGGCCTGGGCATGGTCGCTGCTGCGCGAATGAAGAATCCCGCTTTGCTAATTGCCTTAGACCTAAGTGATAAACGGCTGGAAATAGCCAGAGCCTGTGGGGCGGATCTGGGGTTGAATCCAAATTCGGTGGATGTGATTGACGAAGTCCATAAATTGACAGAAGGTTATGGTTGCGATGTGTATATTGAGGCGACCGGGCATCCCGCAGCAGTGGAACAGGGACTGCTTATGATTTGCAAACTCGGCACATTTGTCGAATTCAGCGTAATGCGCGAACCCGTGACAACGGATTGGACGATTATTGGCGACACAAAAGAACTCAATATTCACGGCGCGCATCTGAGTCCGCATTGTTATCCCATTGCCATTCGAATGCTCGAACAGGGACGCCTCCCAATGGACCAGATCGTAACCCATCAATTGCCACTTGAGGATTTTCATAAAGGAATTGACCTCGTCGCAGACGGAACGCAGTCCGTAAAGGTGACATTGAGACCATAA
- a CDS encoding SDR family oxidoreductase, with protein sequence MPEIHVMDLFRLDGKVALITGGSKGLGASMAMGLAQAGAKTIICSRTQADCDRVASEIAEETRQESIGIAGDVTSEIDVDRVFDAVIEKYGKLDVLINSAGINIRHPVEDFPLDEFKQVIDINLTGVWLCCRAAARVMKPQGSGSVVNIASALSGVGLRERSAYCSSKAGLIGMTKTMALEWAESNVRCNALCPGPFLTEINVPLLKTPEKVKSLLELTALNRWAELHEIRGAALFLASDASSFMTGASLYVDGGWNAQ encoded by the coding sequence ATGCCAGAAATACACGTAATGGATTTATTTCGACTGGATGGAAAGGTCGCCTTGATCACCGGGGGATCCAAAGGATTGGGTGCATCAATGGCGATGGGATTGGCGCAGGCCGGTGCAAAAACCATCATTTGTTCGCGGACGCAGGCAGACTGTGACCGCGTGGCCTCAGAGATTGCAGAAGAAACACGGCAAGAGAGTATTGGTATCGCTGGAGATGTAACCAGTGAAATAGACGTGGACCGGGTATTTGATGCAGTCATCGAGAAATACGGGAAGTTAGACGTGTTGATCAACAGCGCGGGGATTAATATTCGGCATCCCGTAGAGGATTTTCCCCTCGACGAATTTAAGCAAGTGATCGACATCAATCTCACTGGTGTATGGTTGTGTTGTCGCGCGGCTGCCCGGGTTATGAAGCCCCAAGGATCGGGTTCAGTGGTAAACATCGCGTCGGCATTAAGCGGCGTCGGATTAAGAGAGCGCTCGGCCTATTGTTCGTCAAAAGCGGGATTAATCGGCATGACAAAAACAATGGCACTGGAATGGGCAGAGTCCAATGTGCGGTGCAATGCATTGTGTCCCGGACCCTTTTTGACAGAGATCAATGTACCGCTTCTAAAAACGCCCGAGAAAGTGAAGTCGCTATTGGAATTGACCGCATTAAATCGCTGGGCAGAATTGCATGAAATTCGTGGCGCAGCGTTATTTTTGGCGAGTGATGCCTCCAGCTTTATGACGGGAGCATCGCTATATGTAGATGGCGGATGGAACGCGCAGTAA